From a single Sinorhizobium sp. RAC02 genomic region:
- a CDS encoding tetratricopeptide repeat protein → MFFQACRMVPVAFLATGVLVVAPAWAQTVKKGPSVTAGDSGAEAKDQTPEAEPASVEDKPTAKTDKDKPADGPSSGLSVLDRMGVDLPALPKEKPFAGKVDEAYGAFQRGHYLTAMELALPRAQLGDPAAQTLVAEILDRGLGVKRNRDQAMFWYEQAAGGGDPTGMFKYAVLLMERSGSKEDRKKADELMKKAADLGNASAQFNYGQVLVADSPGEKGLRDALPYYEKSAEQGIADAQYALSQIYINLTDLPEEKTKRAREWLLRAARAGFDTAQLDLGMWLVNGTAGERDYDAGFKWMKRAADGGNPVAQSKLAQLYIHALGTRPDPVEAAKWFVLARRAGLNDPSLEDFYLGLNDEQQKAAVTAANKYRSGS, encoded by the coding sequence ATGTTCTTTCAAGCTTGCCGTATGGTGCCGGTGGCGTTTCTCGCCACGGGCGTTCTCGTGGTTGCGCCCGCCTGGGCGCAGACAGTGAAGAAGGGGCCGTCGGTCACTGCCGGCGACAGCGGAGCGGAAGCAAAAGACCAGACGCCCGAAGCCGAACCTGCATCCGTCGAAGACAAGCCCACTGCGAAAACCGACAAGGACAAGCCTGCCGACGGCCCGTCGTCCGGGCTTTCGGTGCTGGACCGCATGGGTGTGGACCTGCCGGCGCTGCCGAAGGAAAAGCCCTTTGCCGGCAAGGTCGACGAGGCCTATGGCGCCTTCCAGCGCGGACATTACTTGACGGCGATGGAACTTGCGCTGCCGCGCGCGCAACTGGGCGATCCGGCGGCGCAGACGCTGGTGGCGGAAATTCTCGATCGCGGCCTCGGCGTGAAGCGTAACCGCGACCAGGCCATGTTCTGGTACGAGCAGGCGGCAGGCGGTGGCGATCCGACCGGCATGTTCAAATATGCGGTCCTCCTGATGGAGCGCTCGGGCTCGAAAGAGGACCGCAAGAAGGCCGACGAACTGATGAAGAAGGCGGCCGACCTCGGCAATGCCTCGGCACAGTTCAACTATGGCCAAGTGCTGGTTGCCGATAGTCCCGGTGAAAAGGGCCTGCGCGATGCGCTGCCCTACTACGAAAAATCCGCCGAGCAGGGCATTGCGGATGCGCAGTACGCCCTGTCGCAGATCTACATCAACCTGACTGACCTGCCAGAAGAAAAGACCAAGCGGGCGCGTGAATGGCTGCTGCGCGCCGCGCGTGCCGGTTTCGACACTGCCCAACTCGATCTCGGCATGTGGCTGGTGAACGGCACCGCTGGCGAACGCGACTACGATGCCGGCTTCAAATGGATGAAACGGGCGGCTGACGGCGGCAATCCGGTTGCCCAGAGCAAGCTTGCCCAGCTCTATATCCATGCGCTCGGCACGCGGCCGGACCCTGTCGAGGCGGCGAAATGGTTCGTGCTGGCACGCCGCGCCGGCCTCAACGACCCGTCGCTGGAGGACTTTTATCTCGGCCTCAACGACGAGCAGCAGAAGGCGGCGGTCACCGCGGCGAACAAGTATCGCTCGGGCTCTTAA
- a CDS encoding inositol monophosphatase family protein, translating to MARSALLNVMVQAAFKAGKSLSRDFGEVQNLQVSVKGPGEYVAQADRKAEKLIRDELLKARPTYGFLGADGEESIGTDGAHRWIVNPLDGTTNFLHGIPLFASTIALERNGEIVAAVVLNAATDELFTAERGGGAFVNDRRLRVAARKSLSDAVIGCSVPHLGDGNHGKFLIELRHVMGEVAGVRRLGSPALDLAYVAAGRFDGFWERDLAPWDIAAGILLIREAGGYASDLDGGSAMFDTGTIVAGNEYIHKALRDVVHRPVPTR from the coding sequence ATGGCTCGTTCAGCTCTTCTCAACGTCATGGTTCAGGCCGCTTTCAAGGCCGGAAAATCGCTCTCCCGTGATTTCGGCGAAGTGCAGAACCTGCAGGTCTCGGTCAAGGGGCCGGGTGAATACGTCGCGCAGGCCGACCGCAAGGCGGAAAAGCTGATCCGTGACGAGCTCTTGAAGGCGCGCCCGACCTATGGCTTCCTCGGCGCCGATGGCGAAGAGAGCATCGGCACGGACGGTGCGCATCGCTGGATCGTCAACCCACTCGACGGCACGACGAATTTCCTGCACGGCATTCCGCTTTTCGCCAGCACCATCGCGCTGGAGCGCAACGGCGAAATCGTCGCGGCCGTGGTGCTGAACGCCGCGACGGACGAGCTTTTCACCGCCGAGCGCGGCGGTGGCGCCTTTGTCAACGACCGTCGCCTGCGCGTCGCCGCCCGCAAGAGCCTCTCCGATGCCGTCATCGGTTGTAGCGTGCCGCATCTTGGCGATGGTAATCACGGCAAGTTCCTCATCGAGCTGCGCCATGTAATGGGCGAGGTCGCCGGCGTGCGCCGTCTCGGCTCCCCCGCACTGGACCTCGCCTATGTCGCGGCCGGCCGTTTCGACGGTTTCTGGGAACGGGACCTCGCGCCGTGGGACATCGCGGCCGGCATTCTTCTGATTCGCGAAGCCGGCGGATATGCAAGCGATCTCGATGGCGGTAGCGCGATGTTCGACACCGGCACGATCGTCGCCGGCAACGAATACATCCACAAGGCGCTGCGCGACGTCGTGCATCGCCCGGTGCCCACCCGTTAA
- a CDS encoding MotA/TolQ/ExbB proton channel family protein, translated as MAKLGLSGWGGSAGTGDDYPHKLSSPMAFFWTMVIFLIIVGFVAAILFRQAQTAFLSNPGLNGLIIGVLLIGILLVFNHVLALRPEVRWFNSFRAAGSAEKVGRDPVLLAPMRALIGRRHSVALSANALRSILDSIATRLDESRDTSRYLIGLLVFLGLLGTFWGLLGTIGSISAVIQSLDAGGGTTNDILTALKQGLSAPLEGMGTAFSTSLFGLASSLILGFLDLQAGRAQNRFYTELENWLSSVTDVGSELQPVADMAAGSSSADVQALAEQILKLAHDGGGSHRSTAAMASLAEGIQGLVKNMRSEQQMLRDWIEAQQEEAKALRRTLDRLAARSGEKNVERLPERTTEKAHKAGGE; from the coding sequence ATGGCGAAGCTTGGGCTGTCGGGCTGGGGAGGATCAGCCGGGACCGGGGACGATTACCCCCACAAACTCTCAAGCCCCATGGCCTTCTTCTGGACGATGGTGATCTTCCTCATCATCGTCGGCTTCGTGGCTGCCATCCTCTTCCGCCAGGCGCAGACAGCCTTCCTCAGCAATCCGGGTCTCAACGGCCTGATTATCGGCGTGCTGCTGATCGGCATTCTCCTGGTCTTCAACCATGTGCTGGCGTTGCGGCCGGAAGTTCGCTGGTTCAATTCCTTCCGCGCGGCGGGCAGCGCCGAGAAGGTCGGGCGCGATCCGGTGCTGCTTGCACCGATGCGCGCGCTGATCGGCCGCCGGCATTCCGTCGCGCTCTCGGCCAATGCGTTGCGCTCGATCCTCGATTCCATCGCGACCCGCCTCGACGAATCCCGTGATACGTCGCGCTATCTTATCGGCCTGCTCGTCTTCCTCGGCCTGCTCGGCACCTTCTGGGGTCTGCTCGGCACGATCGGCTCGATCAGCGCGGTCATCCAGTCGCTCGATGCCGGTGGCGGCACCACGAACGACATCCTGACCGCCCTGAAACAGGGCCTGTCCGCGCCGCTCGAGGGCATGGGAACGGCCTTCTCCACCTCGCTTTTCGGTCTGGCAAGCTCGCTGATCCTCGGCTTCCTCGATCTGCAGGCCGGGCGCGCGCAGAACCGTTTCTATACCGAACTGGAAAACTGGCTTTCCTCGGTCACGGACGTCGGCTCCGAACTCCAGCCGGTTGCCGACATGGCCGCGGGTTCTTCCTCCGCCGACGTGCAGGCTCTGGCGGAGCAGATTCTGAAGCTTGCGCATGACGGCGGCGGCAGCCACCGTTCGACGGCGGCGATGGCAAGCCTTGCAGAAGGCATCCAGGGCCTCGTCAAGAACATGCGCAGCGAACAGCAGATGCTGCGCGACTGGATCGAGGCGCAACAGGAAGAAGCCAAGGCGCTGCGCCGCACGCTCGACCGGCTTGCGGCGCGCAGCGGCGAGAAAAACGTCGAGCGGCTGCCCGAGCGCACGACAGAGAAAGCCCACAAGGCCGGGGGCGAGTAG
- a CDS encoding peptidoglycan -binding protein, which produces MALARNRRSQRTVDYWPGFVDALSTLLLSIMFLLTVFVLAQFFLSREISGKDDVLNRLTSQINELTQLLALEKSGKQDIEDALANLQASLAQSESDRSRLQQLLDSGSGVSDQATARVTTLEGELDSEKQVSARAMSQIELLNQQIAALRSQIAAVEEALQASEAKDSSSQAKIADLGRRLNVALAQRVQELNRYRSDFFGRLREILSDRENIRIVGDRFVFQSEVLFPSGGNELNPEGQVEMRKLATALLDLAREIPSEINWVLRVDGHTDNVPLSGTGRYRDNWELSSARATSVVKFLIANGVPANRLVAAGFGEFQPIAEGSDDSARATNRRIELKLTER; this is translated from the coding sequence ATGGCGCTCGCCCGCAACCGGCGCAGCCAGCGCACGGTCGATTACTGGCCGGGCTTCGTCGATGCGCTGTCGACGCTCTTGCTCTCCATCATGTTCCTGCTGACGGTGTTCGTTCTGGCGCAGTTCTTCCTGAGCCGCGAAATTTCCGGCAAGGACGACGTGCTGAACCGGCTGACCAGCCAGATCAACGAGCTGACCCAGCTTCTGGCGCTCGAAAAGAGTGGCAAGCAGGATATCGAGGATGCGCTCGCCAATCTCCAGGCGTCGCTCGCCCAGTCGGAAAGCGACCGTTCCCGCTTGCAGCAATTGCTCGACAGCGGTTCGGGCGTTTCGGACCAGGCGACCGCACGCGTGACGACGCTTGAAGGCGAGCTCGATTCGGAAAAGCAGGTCAGCGCCCGCGCCATGAGCCAGATCGAACTGTTGAACCAGCAGATCGCAGCGCTGCGCAGCCAGATTGCAGCAGTGGAAGAGGCGCTTCAGGCCTCGGAGGCGAAGGATAGTTCGTCGCAGGCGAAGATTGCCGATCTTGGCCGTCGCCTCAACGTCGCGCTGGCGCAGCGTGTACAGGAACTCAACCGCTATCGCTCCGACTTCTTCGGGCGCCTGCGGGAAATCCTCTCCGATCGCGAAAACATCCGCATCGTCGGCGACCGGTTCGTCTTCCAGTCGGAAGTGCTGTTTCCGTCCGGCGGTAACGAGTTGAACCCGGAGGGGCAGGTGGAGATGCGCAAGCTCGCCACCGCGCTGCTGGATCTCGCCAGGGAAATTCCGTCCGAGATCAACTGGGTGCTGCGCGTCGATGGCCATACCGACAACGTGCCGCTCTCCGGCACGGGGCGCTACCGCGACAACTGGGAGCTTTCCTCGGCGCGTGCGACCTCGGTGGTTAAATTCCTGATTGCCAATGGCGTACCAGCCAATCGGCTCGTCGCGGCGGGTTTCGGCGAATTCCAACCGATCGCCGAAGGCAGCGACGATTCCGCCCGCGCCACCAATCGCCGCATCGAGTTGAAGCTCACCGAACGATAG